The following are from one region of the Streptomyces fradiae genome:
- a CDS encoding MFS transporter, translated as MRDGAARALRALSHRDYRLFLTGHSVSVIGTWMQRVAQDWLVLDLTDDAFTVGLAAALQFLPMLLFGLWGGVLVDRWDRRRVLLATQAASGVLAAALAVVVLAGAAELWTVYALALALGFVTVLDNPARQAFVAELTAPADYVNAQALASTVHNLGRLVGPAVAGGLIAAVGPGYAFALNAVSFVPVLWGLLLIDPRATRRRLDAAPAGGGGVREGLRYVFGHPELRACLLLIGVVALLGQNFRAVLPVLARDTFDGGAATYGWLTSALGVGAVAGALGTAAARRVTIRALLLAALGFGAANALVAASPWLSLALAGMVAVGVANLAFNTLGKSLLQLGTDPGMHGRVMSLHGLVVLGSTPLGMPLLGLVCDLWGARAGMAVASSSALAAAALVLPRLRHPAAGRRDDRV; from the coding sequence GTGCGTGACGGGGCGGCCCGCGCGCTGCGCGCGCTGTCCCACCGCGACTACCGCCTCTTCCTCACCGGCCACTCGGTGAGCGTGATCGGCACCTGGATGCAGCGGGTGGCCCAGGACTGGCTGGTGCTCGACCTCACCGACGACGCGTTCACGGTCGGGCTCGCCGCGGCCCTGCAGTTCCTGCCGATGCTCCTGTTCGGGCTGTGGGGCGGCGTGCTCGTCGACCGGTGGGACCGCCGCCGGGTGCTGCTCGCCACCCAGGCGGCGAGCGGGGTGCTCGCCGCGGCGCTGGCCGTCGTGGTGCTCGCCGGGGCCGCCGAGCTCTGGACGGTGTACGCGCTGGCGCTCGCGCTCGGTTTCGTCACCGTCCTCGACAACCCGGCCCGCCAGGCCTTCGTCGCCGAACTCACGGCCCCGGCGGACTACGTCAACGCGCAGGCGCTCGCCTCCACCGTGCACAACCTCGGCCGGCTCGTCGGTCCCGCGGTCGCCGGCGGTCTCATCGCGGCCGTCGGACCCGGCTACGCGTTCGCGCTCAACGCCGTCTCCTTCGTACCGGTGCTGTGGGGACTGCTCCTCATCGACCCGCGGGCGACCCGGCGCCGGCTCGACGCCGCACCGGCCGGCGGCGGCGGGGTCCGCGAGGGCCTGCGCTATGTGTTCGGCCACCCCGAACTGCGCGCCTGCCTGCTGCTCATCGGCGTGGTCGCGCTGCTCGGGCAGAACTTCCGCGCGGTGCTCCCGGTCCTGGCCAGGGACACCTTCGACGGCGGCGCGGCGACCTACGGCTGGCTCACCTCCGCCCTCGGAGTCGGCGCCGTCGCGGGAGCCCTCGGCACGGCGGCGGCCCGCCGCGTCACCATCCGGGCCCTGCTCCTCGCCGCGCTCGGCTTCGGCGCCGCGAACGCGCTGGTGGCCGCGTCCCCCTGGCTGTCGCTCGCCCTCGCCGGGATGGTCGCGGTCGGCGTCGCGAACCTCGCCTTCAACACCCTGGGCAAGAGCCTGCTCCAGCTCGGCACGGACCCGGGCATGCACGGCAGGGTGATGTCCCTGCACGGCCTGGTCGTCCTCGGCAGCACCCCTCTCGGCATGCCGCTCCTCGGCCTCGTCTGCGACCTCTGGGGCGCCCGCGCCGGAATGGCCGTCGCCTCGTCGAGCGCCCTGGCCGCCGCGGCGCTCGTCCTCCCCCGCCTGCGGCACCCGGCCGCCGGACGCCGGGACGACAGGGTGTGA
- a CDS encoding MFS transporter, whose product MLTERRPVRRRLRLPRLPRRPRLPRRDTVASAGGAVVFSCALGLSSVALPLLALDAGYGSVGVGVLTAVSAVSQMATRLGLGVVMRVLPDWTLVAMAGAVLAVSNLVVAVSAALVPFVAAQLLQGVARACFWTGSQTHVVRGAGSSVRALATVNFTSGAGLLVGPVLAGLLSERSPSYALAVCTAIAAGAVVPALFLDRLPPFRRPDGRAPGRMWRRPGVSAGCWAGVSAGAWRGLLGSYIPVMLVRAGNGAAVVGALVAVANASSLAGSAVIGRTGRAALARAFALGTLATGGALALLGPLGGSPVAAALALGVSGVGAGALQTLGPAIASDAVHPEERGEAIATAGTFRAAALFTAPFGAAGLVAVLPVSAALVIAGAAIAVPALAAGRLRAHLNAPPAEGAGRA is encoded by the coding sequence GTGCTGACCGAGCGGCGGCCAGTGCGGCGCCGCCTCCGACTCCCCCGGCTCCCCCGACGCCCTCGGCTTCCCCGGCGCGACACCGTCGCCTCCGCCGGGGGCGCCGTCGTCTTCTCGTGCGCGCTCGGCCTGTCCTCCGTCGCGCTGCCCCTGCTCGCCCTCGACGCCGGCTACGGCAGCGTCGGGGTCGGTGTCCTGACCGCCGTCTCGGCGGTGTCGCAGATGGCCACCCGGCTCGGGCTCGGCGTCGTGATGCGGGTGCTGCCCGACTGGACCCTGGTGGCCATGGCGGGCGCCGTGCTCGCCGTGTCGAACCTCGTCGTGGCGGTCTCGGCGGCGCTCGTGCCGTTCGTGGCGGCGCAACTGCTCCAGGGAGTGGCGCGGGCCTGCTTCTGGACGGGCAGTCAGACGCATGTCGTGCGCGGCGCCGGCTCGTCCGTCCGCGCCCTGGCGACGGTCAACTTCACGTCCGGCGCCGGTCTGCTGGTCGGGCCGGTGCTCGCGGGTCTGCTGTCGGAGCGCAGTCCGTCGTACGCGCTGGCCGTCTGCACCGCGATCGCCGCCGGCGCCGTCGTACCGGCCCTGTTCCTGGACCGGCTGCCGCCGTTCCGGCGGCCGGACGGCCGGGCCCCGGGCCGGATGTGGCGCCGGCCCGGGGTGTCCGCCGGGTGCTGGGCGGGGGTGAGCGCGGGCGCGTGGCGCGGACTGCTCGGCTCCTACATCCCGGTGATGCTGGTGCGGGCCGGGAACGGCGCGGCCGTCGTCGGCGCCCTGGTCGCGGTCGCCAACGCCTCCTCGCTCGCCGGGTCGGCGGTCATCGGCCGGACCGGCCGCGCGGCCCTCGCGCGGGCCTTCGCCCTCGGCACGCTCGCCACCGGGGGCGCGCTCGCGCTGCTCGGCCCGCTCGGCGGATCTCCGGTGGCCGCCGCCCTCGCGCTCGGCGTCTCGGGCGTCGGAGCCGGAGCCCTGCAGACCCTCGGCCCGGCCATCGCGAGCGACGCGGTCCACCCCGAGGAGCGGGGCGAGGCGATCGCCACGGCCGGCACCTTCCGTGCCGCCGCGCTGTTCACGGCGCCGTTCGGCGCCGCCGGGCTCGTCGCCGTCCTGCCGGTCTCGGCGGCGCTGGTGATCGCCGGAGCGGCGATCGCGGTGCCCGCGCTCGCCGCCGGCCGGCTGCGCGCGCATCTGAACGCACCGCCGGCGGAGGGAGCCGGCCGTGCGTGA
- a CDS encoding class II aldolase/adducin family protein, with translation MRYARERQLVSDACRVLAARGLADGILGHISLRMDDTTLLVRCRGPRERGLHRTTPADIRLVDLDGRAAAPGELDDWSVPNELPLHTEVLRARPDVRAVVHAHPPAVVAADLAGLALRPIVGAFDIPGARLAAGGVPVHPRGVLIRDRRLAREMVGALGERPAVLLRGHGLTSTGGSVPEAVLRAVSLDTLARLSLDIAQAGGTLRELPEEDLAELPDLGGAFHHDTAWRHELSRLGRTAGEGAC, from the coding sequence ATGCGGTATGCGCGGGAGCGTCAACTGGTCTCGGACGCCTGCCGCGTGCTGGCCGCCCGGGGCCTGGCCGACGGCATCCTCGGCCACATCAGCCTGCGGATGGACGACACCACGCTGCTCGTACGGTGCCGGGGCCCGCGGGAGCGCGGGCTGCACCGCACCACGCCCGCCGACATCCGCCTGGTCGACCTGGACGGGCGGGCGGCGGCCCCCGGCGAGCTCGACGACTGGTCAGTGCCGAACGAACTCCCCCTGCACACCGAGGTGTTGCGGGCCCGCCCGGACGTACGGGCCGTGGTGCACGCCCATCCGCCGGCGGTGGTCGCCGCCGACCTGGCCGGGCTCGCCCTGCGCCCGATCGTCGGGGCCTTCGACATCCCCGGCGCCCGGCTCGCCGCCGGCGGCGTGCCGGTCCACCCGCGCGGAGTGCTGATACGGGACCGGCGCCTCGCCCGGGAGATGGTGGGCGCCCTGGGCGAGCGCCCCGCCGTGCTGCTGCGCGGGCACGGGCTCACCAGCACCGGCGGCTCCGTCCCCGAGGCCGTCCTGCGCGCCGTCTCCCTGGACACGCTCGCCCGGCTCTCCCTGGACATCGCCCAGGCCGGCGGCACCCTGCGGGAGCTGCCCGAGGAGGATCTGGCCGAACTCCCTGACCTGGGCGGCGCGTTCCACCACGACACCGCCTGGCGCCACGAGCTCAGCCGGCTCGGCCGCACCGCCGGGGAGGGCGCGTGCTGA
- a CDS encoding cupin domain-containing protein yields the protein MAKKGRVFVRGLTSETYGLNHFREQQLAVERVRDDSVVVDDAKVAHSGDSAKSRTWWRVGPGDEEFLTQTIQVHFVELPGQSSNHGHGHQNEAAFYILEGRGYEIHDDRRYDWAKDDLVFVHTDSVHRHFNPYDEKAKALVVKAKSTWMFMGLIQQGRSGPIDRPEEFGEREDWSRIWTPGVLDRKKVISPKDTAWEVTPLGRTRVMASPEMTDGRIFSVDAYELDIAAGSRSGKYWKMADEVFYVLEGGGYALQWEVEAEIAEKYYARVAKEPKRFEITEGDTLYVPQNHICQLFAADGTPLRVFSAQNRVFKHLGYDTVHYVENAPEYQG from the coding sequence ATGGCAAAGAAGGGACGCGTCTTCGTTCGCGGTCTGACCTCGGAGACGTACGGCCTCAACCACTTCCGTGAGCAGCAACTGGCTGTGGAGCGGGTCCGGGACGACTCCGTCGTCGTCGACGACGCGAAGGTCGCGCACTCCGGGGACAGCGCGAAGTCGCGCACCTGGTGGCGGGTGGGTCCGGGCGACGAGGAGTTCCTCACCCAGACCATCCAGGTCCACTTCGTGGAGCTGCCCGGCCAGTCGAGCAACCACGGCCACGGACACCAGAACGAGGCCGCTTTCTACATCCTCGAGGGCCGCGGCTACGAGATCCACGACGACCGGCGCTACGACTGGGCCAAGGACGACCTCGTCTTCGTCCACACGGACTCGGTGCACCGGCACTTCAACCCGTACGACGAGAAGGCCAAGGCGCTCGTGGTGAAGGCCAAGAGCACCTGGATGTTCATGGGCCTGATCCAGCAGGGCCGTTCGGGTCCGATCGACCGCCCCGAGGAGTTCGGCGAGCGCGAGGACTGGTCGCGGATCTGGACGCCGGGCGTGCTCGACCGCAAGAAGGTCATCAGCCCGAAGGACACCGCCTGGGAGGTGACCCCGCTGGGTCGTACCCGGGTGATGGCCTCGCCCGAGATGACCGACGGGCGCATCTTCTCCGTCGACGCGTACGAGCTGGACATCGCCGCCGGCAGCCGCTCGGGCAAGTACTGGAAGATGGCCGACGAGGTCTTCTACGTCCTCGAGGGCGGCGGCTACGCGCTGCAGTGGGAGGTCGAGGCGGAGATCGCGGAGAAGTACTACGCGCGCGTCGCCAAGGAGCCCAAGCGCTTCGAGATCACCGAGGGCGACACGCTCTACGTGCCGCAGAACCACATCTGCCAGCTGTTCGCGGCGGACGGCACCCCGCTCAGGGTGTTCTCCGCCCAGAACCGGGTCTTCAAGCACCTGGGTTACGACACCGTGCACTACGTCGAGAACGCCCCCGAGTACCAGGGCTGA
- a CDS encoding AAA family ATPase, whose product MSSLPHGVAGVHALPSDHHDGPWDAVIVDPRVKERLLATAVLVLRHGRRLAGSAVAPHGLIVLAGPPGTGKTTLAQGLAQAAARALAPHGATTLVEVDPHAFPSELLGESQRAVSRLFREDLPELAARRPHTVVLVDEVEALAVRRQSASFDTNPVDVHRATDAVLSGLDALRAQRPGTLLVVTTNFADAVDEAFLSRADLVIRTELPSAEVTPLIVADSLRELAAQWSELTPLAENVAVHEKVGRLLDGVDGRRIRKTVHGALALRLATAADPALLTAEDLVEAAEETAAEAVRRA is encoded by the coding sequence ATGAGCTCCCTGCCGCACGGCGTCGCCGGAGTGCACGCCCTGCCCAGCGACCACCACGACGGTCCGTGGGACGCGGTGATCGTCGACCCTCGGGTCAAGGAGCGGCTGCTCGCGACCGCCGTCCTCGTGCTCCGGCACGGGCGGCGGCTCGCCGGCTCCGCCGTCGCCCCGCACGGCCTGATCGTGCTCGCCGGGCCGCCGGGCACCGGGAAGACGACCCTTGCCCAGGGCCTGGCCCAGGCGGCCGCCCGGGCCCTGGCCCCGCACGGGGCCACGACGCTCGTCGAGGTCGATCCGCACGCGTTTCCCAGCGAGCTGCTCGGCGAGAGCCAGCGTGCGGTGAGCCGGCTGTTCCGCGAGGACCTGCCGGAACTGGCCGCCCGCAGGCCGCACACCGTGGTCCTGGTCGACGAGGTGGAGGCGCTGGCCGTCCGGCGGCAGAGCGCGTCCTTCGACACCAATCCGGTCGATGTGCACCGGGCCACCGACGCGGTGCTCAGCGGTCTCGACGCGCTGCGCGCCCAGCGGCCCGGCACCTTGCTGGTGGTGACGACGAACTTCGCCGACGCCGTCGACGAGGCCTTTCTGTCCCGCGCCGACCTGGTGATCCGCACCGAGCTGCCCTCGGCCGAGGTCACGCCGCTGATCGTGGCCGACTCGCTGCGCGAACTGGCCGCCCAGTGGTCGGAGTTGACCCCGCTCGCCGAGAACGTCGCCGTGCACGAGAAGGTCGGCCGGCTGCTCGACGGCGTGGACGGCCGGCGCATCCGCAAGACCGTGCACGGGGCGCTCGCGCTCCGTCTCGCCACCGCCGCCGACCCGGCCCTCCTGACGGCCGAGGACCTGGTGGAGGCCGCCGAGGAGACGGCCGCCGAAGCCGTTCGCCGCGCCTGA
- a CDS encoding cupin domain-containing protein — protein sequence MSTHTTTETTHYHVQKRRRAQFLENWRDNHRTVVGLADATMHETARGSRVGVYVGADGDRPTRTMDALAHEIDPGVTTTVHRHSWDAMVFVVAGHGWTEIDGERVDFGPGDSLHLPSWAWHRSGNDGDTTVRCLTFSSQPMLETLGMAVLEDAGHTPFAELAPRPPYSPGIDGADPYANRLRRLAREQERRRSGRLHTDWDELELRNTPRGTRTTFLLDRAIGYQASGITMAMFEIGPGRQQSMHRHPGEAWLYVVEGSGESYLGTEPEGGKRYPWKKGDLIVVDHFLWHQHINTDPERTAKVVRIHMFDSLLETMRVLCDPLVLFEEPPTHIRDAQAGDPSTIEWPENDRPTWP from the coding sequence ATGAGTACGCACACCACCACCGAAACCACCCACTACCACGTCCAGAAGCGCCGCCGCGCGCAGTTCCTGGAGAACTGGCGGGACAACCACCGCACCGTGGTCGGACTCGCCGACGCGACGATGCACGAGACCGCCCGCGGCAGCAGGGTCGGCGTCTACGTCGGCGCCGACGGCGACCGGCCCACCCGCACCATGGACGCCCTCGCCCATGAGATCGACCCCGGAGTGACCACCACGGTGCACCGCCACTCCTGGGACGCCATGGTCTTCGTCGTGGCCGGCCACGGCTGGACCGAGATCGACGGCGAGCGCGTCGACTTCGGCCCCGGAGACTCCCTCCACCTGCCGTCCTGGGCCTGGCACCGCAGCGGCAACGACGGTGACACCACCGTGCGTTGTCTGACCTTCTCCAGCCAGCCGATGCTGGAGACCCTGGGCATGGCGGTGCTCGAGGACGCCGGACACACCCCGTTCGCGGAGCTCGCGCCCCGGCCGCCGTACTCCCCCGGCATCGACGGCGCCGACCCGTACGCCAACCGGCTGCGCCGCCTGGCCAGGGAGCAGGAGCGGCGGCGCTCCGGCCGGCTGCACACCGACTGGGACGAGCTGGAGCTGCGCAACACCCCGCGCGGCACCCGCACCACCTTCCTGCTCGACCGGGCGATCGGCTACCAGGCCTCCGGCATCACCATGGCGATGTTCGAGATCGGCCCGGGCCGGCAGCAGTCGATGCACCGCCACCCCGGCGAGGCCTGGCTGTACGTGGTCGAGGGCTCCGGCGAGAGCTATCTGGGCACCGAGCCGGAGGGCGGCAAGCGCTATCCGTGGAAGAAGGGCGACCTCATCGTCGTCGACCACTTCCTGTGGCACCAGCACATCAACACCGACCCGGAGCGCACGGCGAAGGTGGTGCGGATCCATATGTTCGACAGCCTCCTGGAGACCATGCGGGTGCTGTGCGACCCACTGGTCCTGTTCGAGGAGCCGCCGACCCACATCCGCGACGCCCAGGCCGGCGACCCCTCCACCATCGAGTGGCCGGAGAACGACCGGCCGACCTGGCCGTGA
- a CDS encoding MFS transporter yields MRIPEVLRNRDFDLYWGGVVLSQIGTRGATAASLYQVYELTGSTVQVGLVGLAQAVALVVLSPLGGVYADRLDRRRLLQASQALALLVSAALAAVTLTGRATVWAVVLSSLLTTAAATFDQPARQALIPAMVPRAQLVDAFALLNPSRELAVLLGPALAGLLIAIGGPGLVYAFDTVTYAALVLVLALLRTPGPKPDGPRAPVWQSMREGMAYVARRPVIRQLIGLDLAATVFGAYRVLLPALAADVWHTGATGYGLMSAAPSAGALIGSAWVFRLVRTARSGHVVLYGTVAYGLAVVGLALAPSLWPALVMAVALGAADAVATTVRHAAVQLETPDELRGRVSATYQIASRGGPAVGDSLMGVAAGALGPVAALAAGGLVPALAAGASALRSRTIREYRVPRPSSAA; encoded by the coding sequence GTGCGCATACCCGAGGTGCTGCGCAACCGGGACTTCGATCTCTACTGGGGCGGAGTCGTCCTCTCCCAGATCGGGACCCGGGGCGCCACGGCCGCCAGCCTCTACCAGGTGTACGAGCTCACGGGGTCCACCGTTCAGGTGGGCCTGGTGGGCCTCGCCCAGGCCGTGGCACTCGTCGTCCTGTCCCCGCTGGGCGGCGTGTACGCGGACCGGCTCGACCGGCGGCGGCTGCTCCAGGCCTCGCAGGCACTGGCGCTGCTCGTGTCGGCCGCCCTCGCGGCCGTCACCCTGACCGGGCGGGCCACGGTCTGGGCGGTGGTGCTGTCCTCGCTGCTCACCACCGCGGCGGCCACCTTCGACCAGCCGGCCCGCCAGGCGCTCATCCCCGCGATGGTGCCGCGCGCGCAGCTGGTCGACGCGTTCGCCCTGCTCAACCCCTCGCGCGAGCTGGCCGTGCTGCTCGGCCCGGCGCTCGCGGGGCTGCTCATCGCGATCGGCGGCCCGGGCCTCGTGTACGCCTTCGACACGGTGACGTACGCCGCGCTGGTCCTGGTGCTTGCCCTGCTGCGCACCCCCGGGCCCAAGCCGGACGGGCCGCGGGCGCCGGTGTGGCAGAGCATGCGCGAGGGCATGGCGTACGTGGCCCGGCGCCCCGTGATCCGGCAGCTGATCGGTCTCGACCTGGCCGCCACCGTGTTCGGCGCCTACCGGGTGCTGCTGCCCGCGCTCGCCGCCGACGTCTGGCACACCGGGGCCACCGGGTACGGACTGATGTCGGCGGCCCCCTCGGCCGGCGCCCTGATCGGCTCGGCCTGGGTGTTCCGCCTGGTCCGCACCGCCCGCTCGGGCCATGTCGTGCTGTACGGCACGGTCGCGTACGGCCTGGCCGTGGTGGGCCTGGCCCTGGCGCCCTCCCTCTGGCCCGCCCTGGTGATGGCCGTGGCGCTCGGGGCCGCCGACGCCGTCGCCACCACGGTGCGGCACGCGGCCGTCCAGCTGGAGACCCCCGACGAACTCCGCGGCCGGGTCTCCGCCACGTACCAGATCGCCTCGCGGGGCGGGCCCGCCGTCGGCGACTCCCTGATGGGTGTGGCCGCGGGGGCGCTCGGACCGGTCGCCGCGCTCGCCGCGGGCGGCCTGGTGCCCGCGCTCGCCGCCGGGGCGAGCGCCCTGCGCAGCCGCACGATCCGCGAGTACCGCGTTCCGCGGCCGAGCTCCGCCGCGTAA
- a CDS encoding ABC transporter ATP-binding protein — translation MLTVSSLKKSYESPAKRKKRTGGDDTRAYAVGGIDFEIQEGELFTLLGPSGCGKTTTLRSIAGLEKPTTGSITLGERVLFDDKKGINLRANMRGFGMVFQSYAIWPHMTVFKNVSFPLEVLPRAQRPDRAEIERRVAEVLDVIELGAYSSRPATKLSGGQQQRLALGRALVTRPELMLLDEPLSNLDAKLRESMRFELKRLQRELNLTAIYVTHDQAEALVMSNRIAVMNQGRIEQIGKPREIYTKPATRFVAEFIGTSNFLDAKVVAVRGDEVEVETAQGRLTARGVERVPAVGSAVLLSIRPESVDLTREPRGGVPNEWSGTVATRAFLGDTVDHIIDVGGGVEIRNRSNPNLSVPPGESVHFTVAPDKVIVVPAD, via the coding sequence ATGCTGACCGTATCGTCCCTCAAGAAGAGCTACGAGTCGCCCGCCAAGCGCAAGAAGCGCACGGGCGGCGACGACACCCGCGCCTACGCCGTGGGCGGTATCGACTTCGAGATCCAGGAAGGCGAGCTGTTCACCCTGCTCGGCCCCTCGGGCTGCGGCAAGACCACCACGCTGCGCTCCATCGCGGGTCTGGAGAAGCCGACCACCGGATCCATCACCCTCGGCGAGCGGGTGCTGTTCGACGACAAGAAGGGCATCAACCTGCGCGCCAACATGCGCGGGTTCGGCATGGTCTTCCAGTCGTACGCCATCTGGCCGCACATGACCGTGTTCAAGAACGTCTCCTTCCCGCTGGAGGTCCTTCCCCGGGCTCAGCGGCCCGACCGCGCGGAGATAGAGCGGCGGGTGGCGGAGGTGCTCGACGTCATCGAGCTGGGCGCCTACTCCTCCCGGCCGGCCACCAAGCTCTCCGGCGGCCAGCAGCAGCGGCTCGCCCTGGGGCGCGCGCTCGTCACCCGTCCCGAGCTGATGCTGCTCGACGAGCCGCTGTCCAACCTGGACGCCAAGCTGCGCGAGTCCATGCGCTTCGAACTCAAGCGGCTGCAGCGCGAGTTGAACCTGACGGCGATCTATGTGACGCACGATCAGGCCGAGGCCCTGGTGATGTCCAACCGGATTGCGGTGATGAACCAGGGCCGTATCGAGCAGATCGGCAAGCCCCGGGAGATCTACACCAAGCCGGCCACCCGCTTCGTCGCCGAGTTCATCGGCACCTCCAACTTCCTCGATGCCAAGGTCGTCGCGGTGCGCGGCGACGAGGTGGAGGTCGAGACCGCCCAGGGCCGGCTGACCGCCCGCGGGGTGGAGCGGGTGCCCGCGGTGGGCTCGGCGGTGCTGCTGTCCATCCGCCCCGAGTCCGTGGACCTGACCCGCGAGCCGCGCGGCGGTGTGCCCAACGAGTGGAGCGGCACCGTGGCCACCCGGGCGTTCCTCGGCGACACGGTGGACCACATCATCGACGTCGGCGGCGGCGTGGAGATCCGCAACCGCTCCAACCCGAACCTCTCCGTCCCGCCGGGCGAGAGCGTCCACTTCACCGTCGCCCCCGACAAGGTCATCGTCGTCCCCGCCGACTGA
- a CDS encoding ABC transporter permease, which produces MTSAPTERAAPPPGAPAPGRRPSRIPALLRGRLSPQTLMVGAAIVIVGYIAVVPLGYLLHDTFIDSDGVGISFDAFARAYGGNAQAGTMLGNSLVFAFGSALLSLVVGTALAYVLVRTDTPFKGLFFAASMVPLIVPGILYATSWIFLGDPDSGLINSLFFKPLFGSSPIDVYSVPGMIWVQGLHHAPVAFLLMVSAFRAMDPSLEESAAMSGAGTWTVLRRITVPLLRPATISVALLMFVQSLESFEVPALLGLQNGTYVFTSRIYFVLRAYPIDYGAAGAYATGLLLIAAVGVLFTQWLQRSSRNYQTVTGKAFRPRPVDLGRAKPWVGAGVLLYFGITVVLPVAVLFYASLLKFYTAPSSKTWSSMSFDNYARVFEMPQALNALKNSVIVGVGAATAVMLLTSVVSWVVLRTKARGRQILDVLAFTPIVIPGLVLGLALSFVYLRMPLPIYGTLLILLISYCTRYLPYGMRYSTSAMSQMSPELEESAHVSGASWFQTFRRVLLPLMSSGVLAGWVYILVVSFRELSSTILLYSPGTEVMSVLMWEQFENGQFTTLAALGVLMVLLLCVLVAGAYRVGARFGLQDD; this is translated from the coding sequence GTGACCTCTGCCCCCACCGAACGCGCCGCCCCGCCGCCGGGCGCACCCGCCCCGGGCCGGCGCCCCTCCCGGATCCCCGCGCTGCTGCGCGGCAGGCTGTCCCCGCAGACCCTGATGGTCGGCGCGGCGATCGTCATCGTCGGATACATCGCCGTCGTGCCGCTCGGCTATCTGCTGCACGACACCTTCATCGACTCCGACGGGGTCGGCATCTCCTTCGACGCCTTCGCCCGCGCCTACGGCGGCAACGCGCAGGCCGGCACCATGCTGGGCAACTCCCTGGTGTTCGCCTTCGGTTCGGCCCTGCTCTCGCTGGTCGTCGGAACCGCCCTCGCGTACGTCCTGGTGCGCACCGACACCCCGTTCAAGGGACTGTTCTTCGCCGCCTCGATGGTGCCGCTGATCGTGCCCGGCATCCTCTACGCGACGTCGTGGATCTTCCTCGGCGACCCGGACAGCGGGCTGATCAACTCCCTTTTCTTCAAGCCGCTGTTCGGCTCCTCGCCCATCGACGTGTACAGCGTCCCGGGCATGATCTGGGTCCAGGGACTGCACCACGCCCCGGTCGCCTTCCTGCTCATGGTCTCCGCGTTCCGCGCCATGGACCCCTCCCTGGAGGAGTCGGCGGCCATGTCCGGAGCGGGCACCTGGACCGTGCTGCGCCGCATCACCGTGCCGCTGCTCCGCCCGGCGACCATCTCCGTGGCCCTGCTGATGTTCGTGCAGTCCCTGGAGAGCTTCGAGGTGCCGGCCCTGCTCGGGCTGCAGAACGGCACCTACGTCTTCACCAGCCGCATCTACTTCGTGCTGCGCGCCTACCCCATCGACTACGGCGCCGCCGGCGCGTACGCCACCGGGCTGCTGCTGATCGCCGCCGTCGGCGTGCTGTTCACCCAGTGGCTGCAGCGCTCCTCGCGCAACTACCAGACGGTCACCGGCAAGGCCTTCCGGCCGCGCCCGGTCGACCTGGGCCGGGCCAAGCCGTGGGTCGGCGCCGGCGTGCTGCTGTACTTCGGCATCACGGTCGTGCTGCCGGTGGCCGTGCTGTTCTACGCCTCGCTCCTGAAGTTCTACACGGCGCCCAGCAGCAAGACGTGGTCGAGCATGTCCTTCGACAACTACGCCCGGGTGTTCGAGATGCCACAGGCCCTCAACGCCCTGAAGAACTCGGTGATCGTGGGCGTGGGCGCGGCCACCGCCGTCATGCTCCTCACCTCGGTGGTCTCCTGGGTCGTGCTGCGCACCAAGGCCAGGGGACGCCAGATCCTCGACGTGCTCGCCTTCACCCCGATCGTCATCCCCGGCCTGGTGCTCGGCCTCGCACTGTCCTTCGTCTATCTGCGGATGCCGCTGCCCATCTACGGCACGCTGCTGATCCTGCTCATCTCCTACTGCACCCGCTATCTGCCGTACGGAATGCGCTACAGCACCTCGGCGATGTCCCAGATGTCGCCCGAACTGGAGGAGTCGGCCCATGTGTCGGGGGCGTCCTGGTTCCAGACCTTCCGGCGGGTGCTGCTGCCCCTGATGAGCAGCGGTGTCCTCGCCGGCTGGGTCTACATCCTGGTCGTGTCCTTCCGCGAGCTGTCCTCCACGATCCTGCTCTACAGCCCCGGGACCGAGGTCATGTCGGTGCTCATGTGGGAGCAGTTCGAGAACGGTCAGTTCACCACCCTCGCCGCGCTCGGCGTGCTGATGGTGCTGCTGCTCTGCGTCCTCGTCGCCGGCGCCTACCGCGTCGGAGCCCGCTTCGGCCTGCAGGACGACTGA